One part of the Nitrosophilus kaiyonis genome encodes these proteins:
- a CDS encoding IGHMBP2 family helicase, with translation MSIPIILPKVLEEKEINKELRKLKLKKSDIKNIYQANSSTLIVLKKRVKIKPTKSFIPSIEEEEEIKYIHKFVEEYKYLIELERVAEISAQISEIKGFSGIEREIFGRAILDLKGQKQPKQFNLYFVKFGRNKIIDTEIASGDIVLISRGEPLKSDITGTVSEVKKHFITVAFENMPPKWVYSYGIRVDLYINDITFKRMEENLEILRNATGKKRYIRNIALGLKEPEPCSKSDFEVFNERLNDSQKEAAKFALGSKDVFLIHGPPGTGKTSTLIEIILQEVKRGNKVLAVADSNIAVDNMLLRLSDKDISLVRIGHPARIIEKLHEFSIHAKYEKSFEAEAIKKGWEEVGLLVKKREEFSKPTASRSRGMSFERILTLAARGKSQRGVSVKTLQSMAKWIKYNRKIEDLINRLRMEEEEAYKNIIKTSDVVLSTNSMIMSEILKDFDFDVAIIDEGSQQIVPSTFIPIMHAKRFIIAGDHKQLPPTVVSDEAQKLKKSLFEELIENFPKNSKMLKVQYRMNEKIMNFSNQMFYDGELIADESVKEHTLNDFDLKKPKNYEDILDNTPIVFVNTKGIEARESLPDRSTSYENVKEAEIAINLVKELLNMGMKEDDIGVISPYLSQVKRIKSSLHNEEILVEVKSVDGFQGREKEVIIISFVRSNEEGNIGFLKDLRRLNVAITRAKRKLICIGDENTLNKDETYKKFIEYIEKEGKIVNL, from the coding sequence TTGAGTATTCCAATAATTTTACCAAAAGTTTTAGAAGAAAAAGAGATAAATAAAGAGTTAAGAAAATTAAAACTAAAAAAGAGTGATATTAAAAATATTTATCAAGCAAACAGTTCCACTTTAATTGTTTTAAAAAAGAGAGTGAAAATAAAGCCTACTAAATCTTTTATCCCATCTATAGAAGAAGAGGAAGAGATAAAATATATACATAAATTTGTAGAGGAGTATAAATATTTAATTGAACTTGAAAGAGTTGCTGAAATATCTGCTCAAATCAGTGAGATAAAAGGCTTTAGCGGGATTGAAAGAGAGATATTTGGAAGAGCCATATTAGATCTAAAGGGACAAAAACAGCCAAAACAGTTTAATCTCTATTTTGTAAAATTTGGAAGAAACAAAATTATTGATACTGAAATTGCATCTGGAGATATTGTTTTAATAAGTAGAGGTGAGCCTTTAAAAAGTGATATAACAGGAACGGTTAGCGAAGTTAAAAAACATTTTATTACAGTAGCATTTGAAAATATGCCGCCTAAATGGGTCTATTCATATGGGATTAGAGTAGATCTATATATAAATGATATAACTTTTAAAAGAATGGAAGAGAATCTTGAAATTTTAAGAAATGCTACTGGGAAAAAAAGATACATAAGAAATATTGCACTTGGATTAAAAGAGCCAGAGCCTTGTTCGAAGTCGGACTTCGAAGTTTTTAATGAAAGATTAAATGATTCACAAAAAGAAGCAGCAAAGTTTGCTTTAGGAAGCAAAGATGTTTTTTTAATACATGGACCTCCGGGAACTGGAAAAACAAGTACACTAATAGAGATAATTTTACAAGAAGTAAAAAGAGGAAACAAAGTCTTAGCAGTTGCAGATTCAAATATAGCAGTAGATAATATGTTACTTCGTTTATCAGATAAGGATATATCACTTGTTAGAATAGGACATCCAGCAAGAATTATTGAAAAACTTCATGAATTTAGTATTCATGCTAAATATGAAAAAAGTTTTGAAGCTGAGGCTATTAAAAAGGGGTGGGAAGAGGTTGGTTTGTTGGTTAAAAAAAGAGAAGAGTTTAGCAAACCAACAGCTTCAAGAAGTAGAGGAATGAGCTTTGAGAGGATTTTAACATTAGCTGCAAGAGGAAAAAGCCAAAGAGGTGTTAGTGTAAAAACACTGCAATCTATGGCTAAATGGATAAAATATAATAGAAAAATTGAAGATCTTATAAATAGGCTTAGAATGGAAGAGGAAGAAGCATATAAAAATATTATAAAAACAAGTGATGTTGTTTTATCAACAAACTCTATGATAATGAGTGAGATTTTAAAAGATTTTGATTTTGATGTAGCTATTATAGATGAGGGAAGTCAGCAAATTGTTCCATCAACCTTTATTCCTATTATGCATGCAAAACGATTTATAATTGCAGGTGATCATAAACAGCTTCCACCAACTGTTGTTAGTGATGAAGCGCAAAAGCTTAAAAAATCTCTGTTTGAAGAGTTAATAGAGAATTTCCCTAAAAATTCAAAAATGTTGAAAGTCCAATATAGAATGAATGAAAAGATTATGAATTTTTCAAATCAAATGTTTTATGATGGAGAGTTAATAGCAGATGAGAGTGTGAAAGAGCATACATTAAATGATTTTGATTTAAAAAAGCCTAAAAATTATGAAGATATTTTAGATAATACACCTATTGTATTTGTAAATACAAAAGGAATTGAAGCAAGAGAGAGCCTTCCAGATAGAAGTACAAGTTATGAAAATGTAAAAGAGGCCGAAATTGCGATAAATTTAGTTAAAGAGCTTTTAAATATGGGAATGAAAGAGGATGATATTGGAGTAATATCACCTTATTTATCTCAAGTTAAAAGGATAAAATCATCTTTACATAATGAAGAGATTTTAGTGGAAGTAAAAAGTGTAGATGGATTTCAAGGAAGAGAAAAAGAGGTTATTATAATTAGTTTTGTAAGAAGCAATGAGGAAGGAAACATAGGATTTTTAAAGGATCTTAGAAGATTAAATGTTGCTATTACAAGGGCAAAAAGAAAACTTATCTGTATAGGAGATGAAAATACATTAAATAAAGATGAAACATATAAAAAGTTTATAGAGTATATTGAAAAAGAGGGAAAAATAGTCAATTTGTAA
- a CDS encoding DUF2231 domain-containing protein, whose amino-acid sequence MDFIYFLDKIKLPFELPLLMHPITVHFAIAIPIVILILELFNLIVKRPSITRFTTSFLFIIILIYIVAFFAGKSDGGHAFSLLSTEGQEELKTHKLLGMYLVYLSVIVFIVKVISIFVKKEWMIGIYFLILLAFIGLTLKQGKDGGELVYKYGANVKIVSQMDDKIMELEDELDECKSKLEEAQKTSVKEEIKTEAEKEIKSEAIKPQETKHEESKSEEESKNQNLEESQTHNENSLEKKDETQETEPKTEPQTTKHSETHENQEAPVEEQHGSKH is encoded by the coding sequence ATGGACTTTATCTATTTTCTTGACAAAATAAAGCTTCCTTTTGAGCTTCCACTTTTAATGCATCCAATTACTGTTCATTTTGCTATAGCTATTCCAATAGTCATTCTGATTTTAGAACTTTTTAATCTTATAGTTAAAAGACCATCTATTACAAGATTTACCACTTCTTTTTTGTTTATTATAATTCTTATTTATATTGTCGCATTTTTCGCTGGAAAATCAGATGGAGGTCATGCCTTTTCACTCTTAAGTACAGAAGGACAGGAAGAGCTAAAAACTCATAAATTGCTTGGAATGTATCTTGTATATTTAAGTGTTATTGTATTTATTGTAAAAGTTATATCAATTTTTGTCAAAAAAGAGTGGATGATAGGTATCTATTTTCTAATTTTACTTGCATTTATTGGATTGACACTAAAACAAGGTAAAGATGGTGGAGAGCTTGTTTATAAATATGGTGCAAATGTAAAAATAGTTTCGCAAATGGATGATAAGATAATGGAGCTTGAAGATGAGCTTGATGAGTGCAAAAGTAAACTCGAAGAAGCTCAAAAAACATCAGTAAAAGAAGAAATTAAAACTGAAGCAGAAAAAGAGATTAAGAGTGAAGCTATAAAACCTCAAGAGACAAAACATGAAGAAAGTAAATCAGAAGAAGAATCTAAAAATCAAAATTTAGAAGAATCACAAACTCATAATGAAAATAGTTTAGAAAAAAAAGATGAAACTCAAGAGACTGAGCCAAAAACAGAACCTCAAACAACTAAGCATAGTGAAACTCATGAAAATCAAGAGGCTCCAGTAGAAGAGCAACACGGCAGTAAGCACTAA
- a CDS encoding RidA family protein, translating to MDFISTKNAPQAIGPYSQAVKVENFIYTSGQIALTPEGSDDILHKGIEEQTKQVLNNLKNVLEAAGSGLEKVIKTTIFLADMNDFSKVNSIYEEFFKTHKPARSTVAVKTLPKNALIEIEAIAIV from the coding sequence ATGGATTTTATAAGTACTAAAAATGCACCTCAAGCTATTGGACCTTATTCACAAGCTGTAAAAGTAGAAAATTTTATATATACCTCAGGTCAAATTGCTTTAACACCAGAAGGTAGCGATGATATATTGCATAAAGGAATAGAAGAGCAGACTAAACAGGTCTTAAATAATCTTAAAAATGTATTAGAAGCTGCTGGAAGCGGTTTAGAAAAAGTTATAAAAACAACAATATTTTTGGCAGATATGAACGATTTTTCAAAGGTAAATAGTATTTATGAAGAGTTTTTTAAAACTCATAAGCCTGCACGTAGTACAGTTGCAGTAAAAACTTTGCCAAAAAATGCTTTAATTGAAATAGAAGCTATTGCAATTGTTTAA
- a CDS encoding GNAT family N-acetyltransferase encodes MKNRFFIKLYNDIEYWELIKAFYEKLCSIISFPKKEAKELENAIKELFENAVIHAYSKNEEGEIEIEFELFDNGIKVDVKDKGLPFDPKILKMVPIDLKEKNRGLNRVFLLVDSFKYFNLGLHGKKFSILKYVPISLKLKENISYYSDIGDDLDKSAKELIKDKLQVRLFEEGDEIWISKLIYKNYGYTYFKDIFYFPEKILQKEKSGDISSIVAQIDKKIVGHFALVKVPNSNIAEIGIAVVDPAYKGMGIMNEMFKLLINRAKELNLSAIFGEAVTFHPYSQKANAKYGFCPTALMLGEIHQMVKLKGHKYPFRNRRGASLVDYKILKKFKKYIKVPSFYKDWVIKTYKNCSVDFEINKNIGEKEHKVFIEHNPKFNIATIVIDNIDDDFEKQFKSIFEKTLSKHPDMIYADINLEEISDIDKTVKVLKEFDFFYSGVIFLRRKDIDYLRLQYEASEIIEEQNIVCYSDFCKELHNFILSDKNKYI; translated from the coding sequence ATGAAAAATAGATTTTTTATAAAACTATATAACGACATCGAATATTGGGAATTAATAAAAGCTTTTTATGAAAAACTATGCTCTATAATCTCTTTTCCTAAGAAAGAGGCCAAAGAGCTTGAAAATGCCATAAAAGAGCTATTTGAAAATGCAGTAATACATGCATATAGCAAAAATGAAGAGGGAGAGATAGAGATTGAGTTTGAACTGTTTGATAATGGAATAAAAGTAGATGTAAAGGATAAAGGACTGCCTTTTGATCCAAAAATATTAAAAATGGTTCCAATTGACTTAAAAGAGAAAAACAGAGGATTAAATAGAGTATTTTTACTTGTTGATAGTTTTAAATATTTTAATCTTGGACTTCATGGAAAAAAATTTTCTATTCTTAAATATGTCCCTATTTCATTAAAATTGAAAGAAAATATCTCTTATTATAGTGATATTGGAGATGACCTTGATAAATCAGCAAAAGAGTTAATAAAAGATAAACTTCAAGTTAGGCTCTTTGAAGAGGGAGATGAAATCTGGATAAGCAAACTTATCTATAAAAATTATGGCTATACCTATTTTAAAGATATTTTCTATTTTCCTGAAAAGATACTGCAAAAAGAAAAAAGTGGAGATATATCATCAATTGTTGCTCAAATAGATAAAAAGATTGTTGGACATTTTGCTCTTGTTAAAGTTCCAAACTCAAATATTGCTGAAATTGGGATAGCAGTAGTTGACCCTGCCTATAAAGGTATGGGTATAATGAATGAAATGTTTAAACTTTTAATAAATAGAGCAAAAGAGCTAAATTTAAGTGCTATTTTTGGCGAAGCTGTAACATTTCATCCATATAGTCAAAAAGCAAATGCAAAATATGGCTTTTGTCCTACAGCTTTAATGCTTGGAGAGATTCATCAAATGGTTAAATTAAAAGGACACAAATATCCATTTAGAAACAGAAGAGGTGCATCTTTAGTTGATTATAAGATATTAAAAAAATTTAAAAAATATATAAAAGTTCCATCATTTTATAAAGATTGGGTTATAAAAACTTATAAAAATTGCAGTGTTGATTTTGAAATAAATAAAAATATTGGGGAAAAAGAGCATAAAGTTTTTATTGAACACAATCCAAAATTCAATATAGCTACAATTGTAATTGATAATATTGATGATGATTTTGAAAAACAGTTTAAATCAATTTTTGAAAAAACATTATCAAAACATCCGGATATGATTTATGCAGATATCAACTTAGAAGAGATAAGCGATATAGACAAAACTGTAAAAGTTTTAAAAGAGTTTGACTTTTTTTATAGTGGAGTTATTTTTTTAAGAAGAAAAGATATTGATTATTTAAGATTACAATATGAAGCAAGTGAAATAATAGAAGAGCAAAACATTGTTTGCTATAGTGATTTTTGTAAAGAGTTACATAATTTTATATTATCAGATAAAAATAAGTATATATAA
- the dapE gene encoding succinyl-diaminopimelate desuccinylase, translated as MEVIELFKKLLSFHSITPHDGGSLDFIKDYLDGFEAIWFNKYDTKNLFLYKKFGQGEHLCFGGHVDVVPPGDGWESDPFEPIEKNGYIYARGAQDMKSGVAAFVQAVKEVKDFKGTLSLLLTSDEEGDAKYGTRYALKELKKIDLIPDFAIVAEPTCEKIFGDAIKIGRRGSINGVIEKIGKQGHAAYPEKAINPIHKVAKVLPYMAGANLDDGDEYFAPSKFVITDIRAGMEVTNVTPGKLKMMFNVRNSTKTTLKDIEDFVHKYFNEMNYTLRLTQSAKPFLTDPNSKIVKILDKSIQKICNVKPKYSTAGGTSDARFFGEFGVKTVEFGVINDTIHAPNERTNKDEVIKLYKVFKEVLKNF; from the coding sequence ATGGAAGTCATTGAACTTTTTAAAAAACTTTTATCTTTTCACTCTATTACTCCTCATGATGGAGGTAGTTTAGATTTTATAAAAGATTATTTAGATGGATTTGAAGCTATATGGTTTAATAAATATGATACAAAAAATCTATTTTTATATAAAAAATTTGGACAAGGTGAGCATCTATGTTTTGGAGGACATGTAGATGTAGTTCCTCCTGGTGATGGTTGGGAGAGTGATCCTTTTGAGCCAATTGAAAAAAATGGATATATCTATGCAAGAGGTGCTCAAGATATGAAAAGTGGGGTTGCTGCATTTGTGCAAGCGGTAAAAGAGGTAAAAGATTTTAAAGGAACTTTGTCTTTGCTTTTAACGAGTGATGAAGAGGGTGATGCCAAATATGGAACAAGGTACGCATTAAAAGAGTTAAAAAAGATTGATCTGATTCCAGATTTTGCCATAGTTGCTGAGCCTACTTGTGAAAAGATTTTTGGAGATGCGATAAAAATAGGAAGGCGTGGTTCAATAAATGGAGTAATCGAGAAAATTGGTAAACAAGGACATGCAGCATACCCTGAAAAAGCAATAAATCCTATACACAAAGTTGCTAAAGTTCTTCCATATATGGCTGGTGCAAATTTGGATGATGGAGATGAATATTTTGCTCCTAGTAAATTTGTTATAACAGATATTAGAGCTGGTATGGAAGTAACAAATGTTACTCCTGGGAAGCTAAAGATGATGTTTAATGTCAGAAATTCAACAAAAACAACATTAAAAGATATTGAAGATTTTGTTCATAAATATTTTAATGAGATGAATTATACTTTAAGATTAACTCAGAGTGCAAAACCTTTTTTAACCGATCCAAATAGTAAAATAGTAAAAATTTTAGATAAATCAATTCAAAAAATATGCAATGTTAAACCAAAATACTCTACTGCTGGTGGAACAAGTGATGCAAGATTTTTTGGTGAGTTTGGTGTAAAAACAGTTGAATTTGGTGTTATAAATGATACCATTCATGCACCAAATGAAAGAACAAATAAAGATGAGGTTATAAAACTTTATAAAGTATTTAAAGAGGTACTAAAAAATTTTTAA
- a CDS encoding M20 family metallopeptidase — protein MDKESIKKRVFKVIDSLKDKVIKVRRDIHKHPELSGHEEHTKYLVKGILEVEGFEIKEFKDHNGIIADLIVDKKKPFIAIRADMDALPIQEKTNKPYSSEVKGVMHACGHDAHTAIAVGCAIALNFVKNELPWNVRFIFQPSEEVNEGGSEEMIRDGALKNVKAIFGLHVYPYLMTGQIGYKYGVMMASADTFEIEIFGKSSHGARPHEGVDAILVAAMCVNSLNHIISRRIDPLHPAVISLGTIEGGTAPNIICDHVKLSGTVRTVNEHVRNKIPLMMEDSVKGITHSMGASYKFDYQYGQPELINDDKMVDIIVKEAKKIVGEENVIDLKDPVMGGEDFSRYLQIVPGAFFRLGICNPKKGTCISQHNPKFDVDEDALPIGMKILSAAAIEAMKNEK, from the coding sequence ATGGATAAAGAAAGTATAAAAAAAAGAGTTTTTAAAGTAATTGATTCATTAAAAGATAAAGTTATAAAAGTTAGAAGAGATATACATAAACATCCAGAATTATCTGGACATGAAGAACATACAAAATATCTTGTTAAAGGAATACTTGAAGTAGAAGGGTTTGAAATAAAAGAGTTTAAAGATCATAATGGAATAATAGCTGATTTAATTGTTGATAAGAAAAAACCTTTTATAGCAATAAGAGCTGATATGGATGCTCTTCCAATACAAGAAAAAACAAATAAGCCCTACTCTTCTGAAGTAAAAGGTGTTATGCATGCTTGTGGACATGATGCCCATACTGCTATTGCTGTAGGATGTGCTATTGCTCTAAATTTTGTCAAAAATGAGCTTCCTTGGAATGTAAGATTTATATTTCAGCCATCTGAAGAGGTAAATGAAGGTGGTAGCGAAGAGATGATAAGAGATGGGGCTTTGAAAAATGTAAAAGCAATATTTGGACTTCATGTATATCCATATTTAATGACTGGTCAAATAGGTTATAAATATGGTGTTATGATGGCAAGTGCAGATACATTTGAAATAGAGATTTTTGGTAAAAGCTCTCATGGCGCAAGACCACACGAGGGAGTTGATGCAATATTGGTAGCTGCAATGTGTGTAAATTCACTAAATCATATCATTTCAAGAAGAATCGACCCACTTCATCCAGCAGTCATTAGTCTTGGTACAATTGAAGGTGGAACAGCTCCAAATATAATCTGTGATCATGTAAAATTAAGTGGAACTGTAAGAACGGTTAATGAACATGTTAGAAATAAAATACCTCTAATGATGGAAGATAGTGTAAAAGGTATAACTCACTCAATGGGTGCATCATATAAATTTGATTATCAATATGGACAACCTGAACTTATCAATGATGATAAAATGGTTGATATTATTGTTAAAGAAGCAAAAAAAATAGTAGGAGAAGAAAATGTTATAGATTTAAAAGATCCTGTAATGGGTGGAGAAGATTTTAGTAGATATCTTCAAATAGTGCCAGGGGCTTTTTTTAGACTTGGTATTTGCAATCCTAAAAAAGGTACATGTATTAGTCAACACAATCCAAAATTTGATGTTGATGAAGATGCTTTGCCTATAGGAATGAAAATATTAAGTGCAGCAGCAATAGAGGCAATGAAAAATGAAAAATAG
- a CDS encoding YqiA/YcfP family alpha/beta fold hydrolase translates to MILYIHGFASCGTGNKSDTLKSYFGEDNVIAPNLPFSPKEAIKFLSNIIKNNKIDLLIGSSLGGYYAIYLAQKFNKKAVLINPSLKPHHTLLPHIGKIKRFCDGYEFIWKEEFIKELIALKVKRYEYERYLILLQSLDEVLNYQETLNQFVHKSKVIVEYGGNHRFENLEDYLCLIDNFRRENGSH, encoded by the coding sequence ATGATTTTATATATTCATGGTTTTGCCAGTTGTGGGACCGGTAATAAAAGTGATACATTAAAAAGTTATTTTGGTGAAGATAATGTTATAGCACCTAATCTGCCTTTTTCTCCGAAAGAAGCTATAAAATTTTTATCAAATATTATAAAAAATAATAAAATAGATCTTTTAATTGGCTCTTCTTTAGGTGGATATTATGCTATCTATTTAGCTCAAAAATTTAACAAAAAGGCAGTGCTTATCAATCCATCTCTAAAGCCGCATCATACACTTTTGCCTCATATTGGAAAAATTAAAAGATTTTGCGATGGATATGAATTTATTTGGAAAGAAGAATTTATAAAAGAACTCATTGCTTTAAAAGTTAAGAGATATGAATATGAAAGATATCTTATATTGCTCCAAAGTCTTGATGAAGTTTTAAATTATCAAGAGACTCTAAATCAATTTGTTCATAAATCAAAAGTTATTGTAGAGTATGGAGGAAATCATAGATTTGAAAATTTAGAAGATTATTTATGTTTGATTGATAATTTTAGGAGAGAAAATGGAAGTCATTGA
- a CDS encoding EI24 domain-containing protein, which yields MQKNIFIAAFEDFLTSKFLTLTLAPFFITLIIFSFLIFGAGSEFFDILNQIGQNPESLNDPQIKEFVKEYPIISTIAGSFIFQAFAGILFGILGTGLAILASTSVAVIIVGFFTPIIVNEIHKRHYSHIPKEGSVDIISYIILTIKTILKFIAIFIVSIILYFIPLINLIAINIPFYYLFASLLTLDVGGEIFNKEELEKILQEKRKEIFGSTFILYLISLIPFAGMLLQVYFVSVLAHQFFRMKGQFK from the coding sequence ATGCAAAAAAATATTTTTATAGCTGCATTTGAAGATTTTTTAACATCTAAATTTCTAACTTTAACACTTGCACCATTTTTTATTACATTAATCATTTTTTCTTTTTTAATATTTGGAGCGGGAAGTGAATTTTTTGATATATTAAATCAGATTGGACAAAATCCAGAGTCTTTGAATGACCCTCAAATAAAAGAGTTTGTTAAAGAGTATCCTATAATTTCTACAATTGCTGGAAGTTTTATATTCCAAGCATTTGCTGGAATTCTTTTTGGAATACTTGGAACTGGGCTTGCAATATTGGCTTCAACATCAGTTGCCGTTATAATAGTTGGATTTTTTACTCCAATAATTGTTAATGAAATACATAAAAGGCATTATTCTCATATTCCAAAAGAAGGAAGCGTTGATATAATCTCATATATAATTTTGACTATAAAAACAATTTTAAAATTTATTGCCATTTTTATAGTATCAATAATTTTATATTTTATTCCTCTTATTAACCTAATTGCAATCAATATCCCCTTTTATTATCTATTTGCTTCACTTTTAACTTTAGATGTTGGCGGAGAGATTTTTAATAAAGAAGAGCTAGAAAAAATTTTACAAGAGAAGAGAAAAGAGATTTTTGGCTCAACTTTTATTCTTTATCTAATATCACTTATTCCATTTGCTGGTATGCTATTGCAGGTATATTTTGTTTCAGTTTTAGCCCACCAATTTTTTAGAATGAAAGGGCAATTTAAGTAA
- a CDS encoding multiheme c-type cytochrome: MKKSILLVFAVVLSYAAHFAPNKDCKQCHPLIYEEYQTSQHANATIFKDPIHKAVWDKNPAKKKESYNCAKCHTPAADNLKELIKPNNGVLPDPNNKTQSDAVACAYCHRIKAIKEDLKTNHNIISKEPKKYFGTLKEHIKSPYHKIETTNPNFLKGNVCMGCHSHKRNKFGLNVCSTNENREIENANCVSCHMPKVKGSVSTLRQTKTHTFHGFPGAHVHQNLLKKYVDIEFLAHLKGFEIAINSKIPHDFLLHPARVAFAKIMVIRDKKKIFEKKEILVRVIGANGKPTPPWLAKEVVKDSMLKANEKRVFKYNFELKKGDKVVVVLGYKLVKPPLSKKLGLQKIEIANKPFIFKKEIFSY, encoded by the coding sequence ATGAAAAAGTCGATTTTATTAGTATTTGCTGTAGTACTGAGCTATGCAGCGCATTTTGCACCAAACAAAGATTGTAAACAGTGCCATCCATTAATATATGAAGAGTATCAAACGAGCCAACATGCAAATGCGACCATTTTTAAAGACCCAATACATAAAGCTGTTTGGGATAAAAATCCAGCTAAGAAAAAAGAATCATACAATTGTGCAAAATGTCATACTCCAGCAGCAGATAATTTAAAAGAGTTAATAAAACCAAATAATGGTGTTTTGCCAGATCCAAACAATAAAACACAATCAGATGCAGTTGCGTGTGCATATTGCCATAGAATAAAAGCTATAAAAGAGGATTTAAAAACAAATCACAATATTATCTCAAAAGAGCCAAAAAAATATTTTGGAACCCTTAAAGAACATATAAAATCTCCATATCATAAAATCGAAACAACAAACCCAAACTTTTTAAAGGGAAATGTATGTATGGGATGCCACTCTCATAAAAGAAACAAATTTGGTCTAAATGTTTGTTCAACAAATGAAAATAGAGAAATCGAAAATGCAAATTGTGTTAGTTGTCACATGCCAAAAGTAAAGGGAAGTGTTTCTACTTTGCGTCAAACAAAAACACATACCTTTCATGGATTTCCAGGGGCTCATGTTCATCAAAATCTTTTAAAAAAATATGTAGATATTGAGTTTTTAGCACATTTAAAAGGTTTTGAGATTGCGATTAATTCTAAAATCCCTCACGATTTTTTACTTCATCCAGCACGTGTAGCCTTTGCAAAAATAATGGTTATTAGAGATAAGAAAAAAATTTTTGAAAAAAAAGAGATTCTTGTAAGAGTAATTGGAGCAAATGGCAAACCAACCCCTCCATGGCTTGCAAAAGAGGTTGTAAAAGATAGTATGCTTAAAGCAAATGAAAAAAGAGTATTCAAATACAATTTTGAGCTAAAAAAAGGTGATAAAGTAGTTGTAGTTTTAGGTTACAAACTTGTTAAACCACCATTATCAAAAAAACTTGGACTACAAAAAATAGAAATAGCAAATAAACCTTTTATTTTTAAAAAAGAGATTTTTTCCTACTAA
- a CDS encoding DUF2238 domain-containing protein, which produces MLKKYFPYILLGIYIILFVICAINPVDKTVWITENITVLIVVIPLVLTYKKFRFSNMAYFLMSIWIYMHTIGGHYTFKNVPFDFINHLFGWERNNYDRFAHFAVGFYAYAIAELLDRKKLVNSKVILFLFPIFSIFTVASVYEIFEWIATIFMNPEAGLDYVSAQGDIWDAQKDMCCDGLGAILATIFYFLKNFRSKASKI; this is translated from the coding sequence ATGCTGAAAAAATATTTCCCATATATCCTTTTAGGAATATATATAATTTTATTTGTTATTTGTGCAATAAATCCTGTAGATAAAACTGTTTGGATAACAGAAAATATTACTGTTTTGATTGTTGTTATACCATTAGTTTTAACATATAAAAAGTTTAGATTTTCAAATATGGCTTATTTTTTAATGAGCATTTGGATATATATGCATACAATTGGAGGGCATTATACCTTTAAAAATGTCCCTTTTGATTTTATCAATCATCTATTTGGATGGGAGAGAAACAATTATGATAGATTTGCACATTTTGCAGTTGGATTTTATGCTTATGCTATTGCAGAACTTTTAGATAGAAAAAAACTTGTAAATTCAAAAGTAATTCTATTTTTGTTTCCAATATTTTCAATTTTCACAGTTGCATCAGTTTATGAGATATTTGAGTGGATTGCAACAATTTTTATGAATCCAGAAGCTGGACTTGATTATGTAAGTGCTCAAGGTGATATTTGGGATGCGCAAAAAGATATGTGCTGCGATGGTCTAGGTGCAATTTTAGCAACTATTTTTTATTTTTTAAAGAATTTTCGAAGCAAAGCTTCGAAAATTTAG
- a CDS encoding thioredoxin family protein: protein MKKLKNLNDIENEITQNDALLLYITSPNCNVCEVLKPKIEELFSKEFPKIKLIESDISETPELGGKFNIFSAPTILIFFDKKEFLREGRNVSLSLLKEKIQKIYKLYFG, encoded by the coding sequence ATGAAAAAACTTAAAAATTTAAATGATATAGAAAATGAGATAACACAAAATGATGCTCTCTTACTTTATATAACTTCGCCAAATTGTAATGTTTGTGAAGTATTAAAACCAAAAATAGAAGAGCTTTTTTCAAAAGAGTTTCCAAAAATTAAATTGATTGAGTCTGATATCTCAGAGACTCCAGAGCTTGGAGGAAAATTTAATATATTTAGTGCTCCTACAATTTTAATATTTTTTGATAAAAAGGAGTTTTTAAGGGAAGGTAGAAATGTGAGTTTATCGCTTTTAAAAGAAAAAATTCAAAAAATCTATAAGCTTTATTTTGGATAA